A window from Parambassis ranga chromosome 13, fParRan2.1, whole genome shotgun sequence encodes these proteins:
- the wsb1 gene encoding WD repeat and SOCS box-containing protein 1 isoform X2: MPKGLFRGSLAPEPPGQSVFLWNMDKYTLIRKLEGHHNDVVSCEFSPDGALLATASYDTRVIVWDHHKATILLELGHLFPPPSPIFAGGANDRWVRSVSFCPDGRHIASITDDKLVRFWSIEERAPQAIASVSNGLCCAFSSEGSVLAAGTRDGSVHLWECPRSIASLQHMCRMALRRVMATQQVEALAIPTPLRDYLTYKVI; encoded by the exons ATGCCCAAAGGCCTGTTCAGGGGCAGCCTGGCACCTGAGCCGCCAGGTCAATCT GTGTTCCTATGGAACATGGATAAGTACACATTGATCCGAAAGCTGGAGGGGCACCACAATGATGTGGTGTCTTGTGAGTTCTCACCAGATGGGGCACTGTTGGCCACTGCTTCCTATGACACCCGAGTCATCGTATGGGACCACCACAAGGCCACCATCTTGCTGGAACTTGG CcatctcttccctcctccttcgCCCATTTTTGCTGGTGGGGCAAATGACCGCTGGGTCCGTTCTGTGAGCTTCTGCCCTGATGGGCGCCACATTGCCAGCATCACCGATGACAA GCTGGTTCGATTCTGGAGCATCGAGGAAAGGGCTCCTCAAGCTATTGCCTCTGTCTCTAATGGCCTCTGCTGTGCCTTCTCTTCTGAAGGAAGTGTCCTTGCTGCTGG gactCGTGATGGTAGTGTGCACTTGTGGGAGTGTCCTCGTAGCATTGCCAGCCTGCAACACATGTGCAGGATGGCTCTTCGCCGGGTGATGGCCACCCAGCAGGTAGAGGCCTTGGCCATTCCCACACCGCTTCGAGACTACCTGACCTACAAGGTCATATAG